In the genome of Rhopalosiphum padi isolate XX-2018 chromosome 1, ASM2088224v1, whole genome shotgun sequence, the window tatttaggtatagttAATTTGATGTGCGCAGATATTTAAAACGattatatttacttgtataaACTTGGCTGTCATTCTACTTAGATGAAGACCCGCATACCCTTAGCGCTATTAATTGTAGTTTCGCACCGTTTGGCTTGCGAGTTTATGCTTTGTGATTTACATCCTATGCATGGTACTATGGTTTatactatcttttattactatgtacagcatgtttaattattactattctaATTAGCTTTTTTTCtcttttagtaatataatattatcgtattcaTATTTACATTATCGTATTATACCAGGTGGTGGTTAACGCGTTAGTACAGGCCATTCCTAGTATTTTCAACGTGTTACTTGTGTGTCTGATATTTTGGCTGATTTTTGCTATAATGGGTGTACAACTTTTCGCCGGAAAATATTACAAGGTACTACAAAAGTtgtctttttattaaaaaaaaaaaaacacttgtatatatttttaacacctaccatattatgtttttgtagtGTGTCGACCCAAAAGACGGGAAAACTTTAAATCACGAAATTATACCGGACAAAAACGTCTGTATAGCTGAGATGTACAAATGGGAAAATTCTAAAATGAACTTCGATCACGTGGGGAACGCGTATCTTTGCCTTTTCCAAGTGGCTACTTTTAATGGATGGATGGAAATAATGAGAGATGCCGTAGATTCTAGAGACGTAAGagcatacaaatacataaatcaataataaaatacacacacacatattatatattattattaatttatgatcaaataaatgtctaaaaacactcgattattatttttttttttttagacgcaCGGGAAACAGCCAATCCgtgaaatcaataattatatgtatttttatttcgtgttttttattatttttggttcatTTTTCactcttaatttatttattggtgTGATCATCGACAATTTCAACGAACAGAAGAAAAAAAcaggtactatattattttaaatgtacagaATATGTTGgtattagtgatttttttttaagtaacccAAGAAATATCGGGAAGAGTTCATAATTATATGGGttaccatttaaaaattaataaattcatatacatttattttccaaattatggacataaaaaaaaaaagttaaaaaatatttaattataacttattcacttttaaatagatttaattataaaataataccataGTTTTTCAATATGTTTGGTTcagtttaaaataactatacatttcataatatataactgtatgtattttttttttttaattaatgtttatgttttaacgctaatagttattactttagtAGCCTACTTTAATTTAACTACTGTCTGtgataagatataattaatCTAGAATGAAATTATGCGATTTTAGGTGCTTCTCTTGAAATGTTTATGACGGAGGACCAAAAGAAATATTACAATGCTATGAAAAAAATGAGTTCCAAAAAACCACTTAAAGCAATTCCAAGACCTAGGGTTAGTTCcactatttgtataataactttattgttTCTACATACCTATAACAAtagttaaaatatcatttataaaatatattttagtggcGGCCACAATCTATCGTCTTCCAAATCGTAACAGACAAAAAGTTTGACATGCTAATCATGTTGTTCATTGGATTTAACATGTTGACTATGACACTTGACCATTACCAACAGACCAAACTTTTTACAGATGTATTAGAACGTCTTAACCAAATATTTATCGCTATATTTTCAACTGAATGTCTACTGAAAATATTCGCattgcgatattattattttaaagagccATGGAACTTATTCGACTTCGTGGTCGTTATACTTTCCTTAGCGGGtatgtattgaaataatgtaatattacttgtaattttcttattataatacatagttggAATTTTGCAGGTTTGGTGTTAAGCGATTTGATATCCAAGTATTTCGTATCACCAACGCTCCTTCGAGTGGTCAGAGTAGCTAAGGTGGGTCGAGTGTTACGTTTGGTAAAAGGAGCGAAAGGCATTAGGACTCTATTGTTCGCTTTAGCTATGTCACTTCCAGCGTTATTCAACATATGTTTGTTACTGTTTCTCGTCATGTTCATATTTGCTATATTTGGCATGTCGTTTTTTATGAACGTAGATAGCCACGGAGGGTTGGATGAAGATTACAATTTCCGTACTTTCGGGCAATCGATGATACTTCTTTTCATGGTAAGCTACTATCAATGTCGtgtctgataaaaaaaaaccagtgcttctataatattttagtatacaataaCAAAACCTAGTCTATCAGGTTGCTTATCGGTTAAATCAATACTTTCAGTTGTCTACGTCGTCCGGTTGGGACGCAGTACTGGATGGTATAACGAACGAGGAAAACTGCCAAAAGCCAAATTTAGAGATGGGTATCACGGGCAGTTGTGGTAGTAGCGCTGTGGGCACGGCATTTTTGCTTTCGTACCTGGTGATCAACTTCCTCATTGTCATAAACATGTACATTGCGGTCATCCTGGAAAACTATTCACAAGCCACAGAGGACGTGCAGGAAGGTCTCACGGACGACGATTACGACATGTACTATGAGATATGGCAGCATTTCGACCCCAATGGTACCAGGTACATTCGATACGATCAGCTGTCAGACTTCCTAGACATTCTGGAACCGCCATTGAAGATCCACAAACCAAACAAGTACAAGATCGTGTCCATGGATATACCGATATGCAAAGGAGACCTAATCTACTGTGTAGACATACTAGACGCGTTGACCAAGGACTTCTTCGCGAGAAAAGGCAATCCCATCATCGAGACTGTGGCCGAGATCGGAGAGATGCAAACGCGACCCGAAGAGGCTGGGTACGAGCCCATCAGCTCATCTCTGTGGCGCATGCGCGAGGTTTATTGCGCAATAATCATACAGAACTCGTGGCGCAAGTACACGGCGGCCGCCAAACAGCAGACGGCAGACGACGAGCGGAGCGATGGGGCCGCTTCGCCAGACGGTCGTGAAACCGCCGTGTTGGTCGAGAGCGATGGGTTTGTCACCAAAAACGGTCACAAGGTTGTCATTCACTCGAGGTCGTCGTCAAAAAGCTCAAGACTCGCCGATGTCTAATCCACGACACGATACGTCCGTATTGCGAAAACAATGTATTttgtacgttattattattattattgatattatttataatatatttattacgattAATATGGCAAAATTTACGATTGAggctttatattattaaataataatattgttatattcttGATTttcacttaacatttttaacactcTTATAATACTACTATTGGCCAACTGctgtgatatataaatattaaaaaatatttaataatttgtagtgTTTAAGGTTTACACGAGAgcttaaaatgattattaagtGATATTATGCGTTTATTAacgatgttatttttttttcctatgcATAGTGTTTTGTAGCCAGTAATGAAGTTAAATTACTTAAACAAAACTTCACGGCTTATACACACCAGGTTAAAATActtgtattattgttactattatgtttataatttttgaaatttcgtaattttattactgtaaagttttaaatataaaatacacgaatactattatattttcacatgaatatgttcaaacaattattacagttaaaaaaaaattaataaaataaatttattttgttaaaagcaTTGATACTTGGATACATTGTCactgaaaacaattatttatcatttctgTGATTTTCATTAGTCTATCAAGGACTTTTGGGATAaccgtatttattttaataattatatttgctaATATTAAACGATCGTTAATTGATTTCTAAGCTACTAACTTTTTAGTTTGTCATCAGTACTgaacagaataatataaaattatatttatattatatattaaataatatatgattttctagatttatgttctttaaatattcaaatgtaataggtagtaaaaataaGCTTAAAAAGCCCCGTTTTGATACGGAGTACCCATATCTTACATTggcttgtataatttattatgatatttttttatatctgggagtataattatatatattggtaatattttagttacacgaactgataataatatacgtaaccagatttttaaatgaaaaattttaaaatatattattggattcattattaatatataattaatgataatcgattagatttacatttaattttttttaaactatagtttaaaagtataaacaaatatacatgtattaaacGTATAGTATACAGATACGAATAACCAaagttacgtataatatacgaatatatttagTTGATAATAAGTAGAAATCATGGATATTTTTGGGTCAAAAGATAGATATTCaacgtatattatgtgtgtaatatACGTAAATTCCACCAAAAATACACGTACGGTCGACGttaattaaatgcaattttacCACAGAAAATATCATACGAATATGCATCAACgtattttaaacctaatatattCGTGTATTCTTACACGTAAATCGATTTAAGTTCGACCAACTACTAATACTCCAATTATAGTTAATACACGTATTATtgacgtat includes:
- the LOC132931760 gene encoding sodium channel protein para-like isoform X2, which produces MSVYSSEELLDAGIIYRNKKEQLDVTIGDGMELLIRGEKNKKKKPPTSSSYNSFGMHQSSTDENYYLKDKYEYDTRSTKSYGSHEHDPYDSESHRGSKRSLHNAEEKKDPSKEDVEINQNILGGNDGIAAEEINGDEYKEQGPVEMVEDVFEEEEYPEDCFPPNCYKKFPFLAGDDETPFWLGWGQLRLKTFQLIENKYFETAVITMILLSSLALALEDVHLQHRPVLQDILYYMDRIFTVIFFLEMLIKWLALGFRNYFTNAWCWLDFIIVMLSLVNLAAIWFGAADIPAFRSMRTLRALRPLRAVSRWEGMRVVVNALVQAIPSIFNVLLVCLIFWLIFAIMGVQLFAGKYYKCVDPKDGKTLNHEIIPDKNVCIAEMYKWENSKMNFDHVGNAYLCLFQVATFNGWMEIMRDAVDSRDTHGKQPIREINNYMYFYFVFFIIFGSFFTLNLFIGVIIDNFNEQKKKTGASLEMFMTEDQKKYYNAMKKMSSKKPLKAIPRPRWRPQSIVFQIVTDKKFDMLIMLFIGFNMLTMTLDHYQQTKLFTDVLERLNQIFIAIFSTECLLKIFALRYYYFKEPWNLFDFVVVILSLAGLVLSDLISKYFVSPTLLRVVRVAKVGRVLRLVKGAKGIRTLLFALAMSLPALFNICLLLFLVMFIFAIFGMSFFMNVDSHGGLDEDYNFRTFGQSMILLFMLSTSSGWDAVLDGITNEENCQKPNLEMGITGSCGSSAVGTAFLLSYLVINFLIVINMYIAVILENYSQATEDVQEGLTDDDYDMYYEIWQHFDPNGTRYIRYDQLSDFLDILEPPLKIHKPNKYKIVSMDIPICKGDLIYCVDILDALTKDFFARKGNPIIETVAEIGEMQTRPEEAGYEPISSSLWRMREVYCAIIIQNSWRKYTAAAKQQTADDERSDGAASPDGRETAVLVESDGFVTKNGHKVVIHSRSSSKSSRLADV
- the LOC132931760 gene encoding sodium channel protein para-like isoform X1: MSVYSSEELLDAGIIYRNKKEQLDVTIGDGMELLIRGEKNKKKKPPTSSSYNSFGMHQSSTDENYYLKDKYEYDTRSTKSYGSHEHDPYDSESHRGSKRSLHNAEEKKDPSKEDVEINQNILGGNDGIAAEEINGDEYKEQGPVEMVEDVFEEEEYPEDCFPPNCYKKFPFLAGDDETPFWLGWGQLRLKTFQLIENKYFETAVITMILLSSLALALEDVHLQHRPVLQDILYYMDRIFTVIFFLEMLIKWLALGFRNYFTNAWCWLDFIIVMVSLINFVAALLGASGIQAFKTMRTLRALRPLRAMARMQGMRVVVNALVQAIPSIFNVLLVCLIFWLIFAIMGVQLFAGKYYKCVDPKDGKTLNHEIIPDKNVCIAEMYKWENSKMNFDHVGNAYLCLFQVATFNGWMEIMRDAVDSRDTHGKQPIREINNYMYFYFVFFIIFGSFFTLNLFIGVIIDNFNEQKKKTGASLEMFMTEDQKKYYNAMKKMSSKKPLKAIPRPRWRPQSIVFQIVTDKKFDMLIMLFIGFNMLTMTLDHYQQTKLFTDVLERLNQIFIAIFSTECLLKIFALRYYYFKEPWNLFDFVVVILSLAGLVLSDLISKYFVSPTLLRVVRVAKVGRVLRLVKGAKGIRTLLFALAMSLPALFNICLLLFLVMFIFAIFGMSFFMNVDSHGGLDEDYNFRTFGQSMILLFMLSTSSGWDAVLDGITNEENCQKPNLEMGITGSCGSSAVGTAFLLSYLVINFLIVINMYIAVILENYSQATEDVQEGLTDDDYDMYYEIWQHFDPNGTRYIRYDQLSDFLDILEPPLKIHKPNKYKIVSMDIPICKGDLIYCVDILDALTKDFFARKGNPIIETVAEIGEMQTRPEEAGYEPISSSLWRMREVYCAIIIQNSWRKYTAAAKQQTADDERSDGAASPDGRETAVLVESDGFVTKNGHKVVIHSRSSSKSSRLADV
- the LOC132931760 gene encoding sodium channel protein para-like isoform X4, translating into MSVYSSEELLDAGIIYRNKKEQLDVTIGDGMELLIRGEKNKKKKPPTSSSYNSFGMHQSSTDENYYLKDKYEYDTRSTKSYGSHEHDPYDSESHRGSKRSLHNAEEKKDPSKEDVEINQNSGNDGIAAEEINGDEYKEQGPVEMVEDVFEEEEYPEDCFPPNCYKKFPFLAGDDETPFWLGWGQLRLKTFQLIENKYFETAVITMILLSSLALALEDVHLQHRPVLQDILYYMDRIFTVIFFLEMLIKWLALGFRNYFTNAWCWLDFIIVMLSLVNLAAIWFGAADIPAFRSMRTLRALRPLRAVSRWEGMRVVVNALVQAIPSIFNVLLVCLIFWLIFAIMGVQLFAGKYYKCVDPKDGKTLNHEIIPDKNVCIAEMYKWENSKMNFDHVGNAYLCLFQVATFNGWMEIMRDAVDSRDTHGKQPIREINNYMYFYFVFFIIFGSFFTLNLFIGVIIDNFNEQKKKTGASLEMFMTEDQKKYYNAMKKMSSKKPLKAIPRPRWRPQSIVFQIVTDKKFDMLIMLFIGFNMLTMTLDHYQQTKLFTDVLERLNQIFIAIFSTECLLKIFALRYYYFKEPWNLFDFVVVILSLAGLVLSDLISKYFVSPTLLRVVRVAKVGRVLRLVKGAKGIRTLLFALAMSLPALFNICLLLFLVMFIFAIFGMSFFMNVDSHGGLDEDYNFRTFGQSMILLFMLSTSSGWDAVLDGITNEENCQKPNLEMGITGSCGSSAVGTAFLLSYLVINFLIVINMYIAVILENYSQATEDVQEGLTDDDYDMYYEIWQHFDPNGTRYIRYDQLSDFLDILEPPLKIHKPNKYKIVSMDIPICKGDLIYCVDILDALTKDFFARKGNPIIETVAEIGEMQTRPEEAGYEPISSSLWRMREVYCAIIIQNSWRKYTAAAKQQTADDERSDGAASPDGRETAVLVESDGFVTKNGHKVVIHSRSSSKSSRLADV
- the LOC132931760 gene encoding sodium channel protein para-like isoform X3; translated protein: MSVYSSEELLDAGIIYRNKKEQLDVTIGDGMELLIRGEKNKKKKPPTSSSYNSFGMHQSSTDENYYLKDKYEYDTRSTKSYGSHEHDPYDSESHRGSKRSLHNAEEKKDPSKEDVEINQNSGNDGIAAEEINGDEYKEQGPVEMVEDVFEEEEYPEDCFPPNCYKKFPFLAGDDETPFWLGWGQLRLKTFQLIENKYFETAVITMILLSSLALALEDVHLQHRPVLQDILYYMDRIFTVIFFLEMLIKWLALGFRNYFTNAWCWLDFIIVMVSLINFVAALLGASGIQAFKTMRTLRALRPLRAMARMQGMRVVVNALVQAIPSIFNVLLVCLIFWLIFAIMGVQLFAGKYYKCVDPKDGKTLNHEIIPDKNVCIAEMYKWENSKMNFDHVGNAYLCLFQVATFNGWMEIMRDAVDSRDTHGKQPIREINNYMYFYFVFFIIFGSFFTLNLFIGVIIDNFNEQKKKTGASLEMFMTEDQKKYYNAMKKMSSKKPLKAIPRPRWRPQSIVFQIVTDKKFDMLIMLFIGFNMLTMTLDHYQQTKLFTDVLERLNQIFIAIFSTECLLKIFALRYYYFKEPWNLFDFVVVILSLAGLVLSDLISKYFVSPTLLRVVRVAKVGRVLRLVKGAKGIRTLLFALAMSLPALFNICLLLFLVMFIFAIFGMSFFMNVDSHGGLDEDYNFRTFGQSMILLFMLSTSSGWDAVLDGITNEENCQKPNLEMGITGSCGSSAVGTAFLLSYLVINFLIVINMYIAVILENYSQATEDVQEGLTDDDYDMYYEIWQHFDPNGTRYIRYDQLSDFLDILEPPLKIHKPNKYKIVSMDIPICKGDLIYCVDILDALTKDFFARKGNPIIETVAEIGEMQTRPEEAGYEPISSSLWRMREVYCAIIIQNSWRKYTAAAKQQTADDERSDGAASPDGRETAVLVESDGFVTKNGHKVVIHSRSSSKSSRLADV